The proteins below are encoded in one region of Hordeum vulgare subsp. vulgare chromosome 3H, MorexV3_pseudomolecules_assembly, whole genome shotgun sequence:
- the LOC123444742 gene encoding amino acid permease 6-like — MDKHAAVAAAAAATASGEDVETGEHERKGTVWTATAHIVTAVIGSGVLALAWSVAQLGWVAGPLALVGFACVTYYTSTLLANAYRAPDPVTGARNHTYTDAVRSYLSPREVFMCGIAQYGNLWGTMVGYTITATISMVAIRRSDCVHENGQGARCDAPGTVLMLAFTVVQVVLSQFPGLEHITWLSIVAAVMSFAYSFIGLALSVTEWASHGLRPDGRIAGATAASSSKKTWDVLLALGNIAFAYTFAEVLIEIQDTLKSPPSEHKTMKKAAMYGIGATTIFYISVGCAGYAAFGSDAPGNILTAPGLGPFWLVDIANMCLILHLIGAYQVYAQPIFATAERWIVSRWPDTKFISSAYTVSIPLMQRGSVTVAPYKLVLRTVIVIATTVVAMMIPFFNAVLGLLGAFSFWPLTVYFPISMHIAQGKITKGLKWYLLQGLSMVCLMISVAVGIGSVTDIVDSLKISTPFKTVS; from the exons GCGCACATTGTGACGGCGGTGATCGGCTCCGGCGTGCTGGCGCTGGCGTGGAGCGTGGCGCAGCTGGGATGGGTGGCAGGGCCGCTCGCGCTGGTGGGCTTCGCGTGCGTCACCTACTACACCTCCACGCTGCTCGCCAACGCCTACCGCGCGCCCGACCCCGTCACCGGCGCCAGGAACCACACCTACACGGACGCCGTCCGATCATACCTCA GCCCCAGAGAGGTGTTCATGTGCGGGATCGCCCAGTACGGGAACCTGTGGGGCACCATGGTCGGCTACACCATCACCGCGACCATCAGCATGGT TGCGATCAGGAGGTCGGACTGCGTCCACGAGAACGGCCAGGGCGCGCGCTGCGACGCGCCGGGGACCGTGCTCATGCTGGCCTTCACCGTGGTCCAGGTGGTGCTGTCCCAGTTCCCCGGCCTGGAGCACATCACGTGGCTGTCGATCGTGGCGGCGGTCATGTCGTTCGCCTACTCCTTCATCGGGCTGGCGCTCTCGGTGACGGAGTGGGCGTCGCACGGCCTCCGACCCGACGGGAGGATAGCAGGCGCTACCGCGGCGTCGTCCAGCAAGAAGACTTGGGACGTGCTCCTTGCCCTTGGGAACATTGCCTTTGCTTACACTTTCGCAGAAGTGCTAATTGAGATCCAG GATACACTGAAGTCCCCACCATCTGAGCACAAGACCATGAAGAAGGCAGCAATGTATGGAATCGGAGCCACCACCATATTCTACATCTCTGTTGGCTGCGCCGGATACGCGGCATTTGGTTCAGATGCTCCCGGCAACATACTGACGGCCCCCGGGTTAGGGCCATTCTGGCTCGTCGACATCGCCAACATGTGCCTCATCCTCCATCTCATTGGGGCATATCAG GTCTATGCACAGCCCATATTCGCTACAGCAGAGAGGTGGATTGTCTCCAGGTGGCCAGACACAAAGTTCATCAGCAGTGCATACACGGTCAGCATCCCGCTCATGCAACGAGGCTCGGTGACCGTCGCGCCTTACAAGCTCGTCCTACGGACCGTCATAGTTATCGCAACAACTGTGGTGGCAATGATGATACCCTTCTTCAACGCGGTGCTAGGGCTCCTCGGCGCCTTCAGCTTCTGGCCGCTAACCGTGTACTTCCCCATAAGCATGCACATTGCCCAGGGGAAGATCACCAAGGGGCTCAAGTGGTATCTTCTGCAAGGTTTGAGCATGGTCTGCCTGATGATCTCAGTGGCAGTGGGAATAGGCTCTGTGACCGACATCGTCGATAGCCTGAAGATCTCCACCCCTTTCAAAACTGTCAGCTAG
- the LOC123444741 gene encoding receptor protein-tyrosine kinase CEPR2-like, with protein sequence MPTSPLQIYFWCILLLANVGISTSLRLERDALLDIKSCVEDPQNYLSNWDESHSPCQFHGVTCNKISGEVTGVSLSNASLSGTISPSFSLLHQLRTLDLSANSISGIIPAALTNCTNLQVLNLSMNSLTGQLHDLSSLLKLQVLDLSTNSFSGAFPVWIGMLSGLTELGLGENSFDEAGVPESIGLLKNLTWLFLGQCNLRGEIPASVFHLESLGTLDFSRNQMTGVFPKAISNLRNLWKIELYQNNLTGEIPPELAHLTLLSEFDVSQNQLTGVLPKEIASLKKLKVFHIYRNNFYGELPAGLGDWEFLESFSTYENQFSGKFPANLGRFSPLNAIDISENYFTGEFPKFLCQSNKLQFLLALSNNFSGEFPTSYSSCKTLERFRVSQNQFSGSIPHGMWGLPNAVIIDVANNGFTGGISSDISISATLTQLLLQNNNFSSELPVELGNLSQLQKLVASNNRFSGQIPAQIGNLKQLSYLHLEQNALEGSIPPEIGLCNSLVDLNLAENSMSGQIPDTVGSLLMLNSLNLSYNMFSGEIPDALQSLRLSYVDFSHNNLSGPIPPQLLMIAEDDAFSENSDLCVPDTPERWRQSATSLRSCQWIDNHRSFSRRRLFAVLIMVISLVVLLSGLACLRYENDRLEDINRKQDTESGDDSDSKWIAESFHARGVNTSAALPVPMAK encoded by the coding sequence ATGCCAACCTCACCTCTTCAGATATATTTCTGGTGCATTCTCCTACTTGCCAATGTTGGAATATCCACATCCTTACGTCTGGAAAGAGATGCACTCCTTGACATCAAAAGTTGTGTGGAAGATCCACAGAATTACCTGAGCAACTGGGATGAATCTCACTCGCCGTGCCAATTTCACGGTGTAACGTGCAATAAAATTTCTGGTGAGGTCACAGGAGTATCACTTTCAAATGCCTCGCTGTCAGGCACAATATCACCATCATTTTCTCTTCTCCACCAGTTGCGTACATTGGACCTCAGTGCAAATTCCATCTCAGGCATTATCCCTGCTGCACTGACTAACTGCACAAATTTGCAAGTTCTTAATTTGTCAATGAACAGCTTGACAGGCCAATTGCATGATCTTTCATCATTGCTCAAGCTACAAGTTCTTGACTTATCAACAAATAGTTTTTCTGGTGCATTTCCTGTGTGGATCGGCATGTTATCAGGCCTAACTGAATTAGGCCTAGGAGAGAACAGTTTCGATGAAGCTGGTGTTCCTGAAAGCATTGGACTCCTGAAGAACCTGACATGGCTATTCTTGGGGCAATGCAACCTTAGAGGAGAGATACCAGCTTCAGTATTTCACTTGGAATCACTTGGGACTCTGGACTTCTCACGCAATCAGATGACCGGTGTGTTCCCGAAGGCGATATCCAACTTGCGCAACCTGTGGAAGATTGAGCTCTACCAAAACAACCTGACTGGTGAAATTCCTCCTGAGCTTGCACACCTGACATTGTTGTCTGAATTTGATGTGTCTCAGAATCAACTCACTGGTGTACTGCCCAAGGAAATTGCTAGCCTGAAGAAGCTTAAGGTCTTCCACATATACAGGAACAACTTCTATGGTGAGCTTCCTGCTGGACTGGGGGACTGGGAGTTTCTTGAGTCATTTTCAACTTATGAAAACCAGTTCTCAGGAAAGTTCCCtgccaaccttggccggttctcacCACTCAATGCAATTGACATATCAGAGAATTATTTTACCGGTGAATTTCCGAAGTTCCTGTGTCAAAGCAACAAACTGCAGTTTTTACTGGCTTTGAGCAACAACTTCTCAGGTGAATTCCCCACCTCTTACTCTTCTTGCAAGACACTAGAGAGGTTTAGAGTGAGTCAAAATCAGTTCAGTGGGAGCATTCCTCATGGCATGTGGGGATTGCCTAATGCTGTAATCATTGATGTTGCTAACAATGGATTTACTGGAGGAATATCTTCTGATATAAGCATTTCAGCCACCCTaacccagctgcttcttcagaacAACAACTTCTCTAGTGAACTTCCAGTGGAGCTGGGAAATCTCTCTCAGCTGCAGAAGCTGGTTGCTTCCAACAACAGATTCTCTGGCCAAATCCCTGCACAGATAGGTAACCTGAAGCAATTATCATACCTGCATTTGGAACAGAATGCACTGGAAGGGTCAATACCACCAGAAATTGGTTTGTGCAACAGCCTGGTTGACCTTAATCTTGCAGAGAATTCTATGTCTGGCCAAATTCCTGACACAGTTGGCTCCCTTTTGATGCTGAATTCACTCAATCTATCTTATAACATGTTCTCTGGTGAGATCCCTGATGCATTGCAGTCACTGAGGCTAAGCTATGTTGATTTCTCTCACAACAATTTGTCTGGACCAATCCCCCCACAGCTCCTGATGATTGCCGAAGATGATGCATTCTCTGAAAACTCTGACCTTTGTGTCCCTGACACTCCAGAAAGGTGGAGGCAATCTGCCACCAGTTTACGCTCTTGCCAATGGATTGACAACCATCGTAGCTTCTCACGGAGGCGGCTTTTTGCTGTGCTGATCATGGTGATCTCTTTGGTTGTTCTCCTATCTGGATTGGCATGTCTGAGATATGAAAATGACAGGCTTGAGGATATCAACAGAAAGCAAGACACCGAGAGTGGTGATGACAGTGACTCAAAGTGGATTGCCGAGTCCTTCCATGCGCGAGGGGTCAATACATCAGCTGCTTTGCCGGTACCCATGGCTAAATAG